The Sulfolobus sp. A20 genomic interval TTATGCTCCTCAACAGCTACAGTCCATGGGAATGACAGTTAACGGTACTAACATTGTTAACTTCATTAAACAGTTCTATAATCAATATAACAGTACCCTAGTCCCACAGATATACCAATATAATCCGGTAGTAGACTATTTAATATACAGCGGTTATGGCAAAGTATTATGGGTCTTCACAGCTAACCCATATAAGCAAACCATGTCGGGTACTAAGCTTGGATTAACAATTGATAATAGAGCAAGACTACTACAAGAGTGCTTAGAAAATAGTGCAAGCCTAGGTGTTTCATCTTCCTCTACGACTACACCATCTTCCTCCTATAACGTTAGTGCCGTGAGCCAGCCAGTTCCCAGTGTTCCTACTCCTCAACAGTATGCTAGTGCAGTAATAAGCTGTTTAGGTAGTGTAAATGGTTCATTATTTGTAGTTGGTAATGATATTATACTCCCACAGAACGGAGTATTTGAGAGAGCTGCACACATACTATTACCCTCAGTAGCTAACCACGGTGAGATATATGAGCTAAGGTGGAATGGACACGACAGAAGATTGAGGTTGGTAGAAGCGTTTCACTCTCCACCGGGTAATGCAATGCCAGACGTTTGGATATATTCGATGATAGCTTACGTAATATATCAAATGTATCAGTCTGAAGGGAATGGAAGTTCTCCACAAGCACAAAGGCTATACATGGCGTTTAACCCAATATGGCAATCATTAATGAAAAACATGACTCAAAACTCTCAACCATTATCAGTTGCACCACAATTCTCTGAGAACTTCTATGATTATGATTGGTTCAGTATTTATAGTGATATATGGGACTACTATGTTGCAAATGGTCCAAAGAACTTCAGCTCATGGCCCTATGGATATGTAGTACCACACTGGGCTCCAGGGTGGACTCAAGTTAGCTTAAGTGACTTAAAGATGGCTAGGACTATAGGAGTTCAATTGCCAATACTAGGCAAGACCACTAACTCAGACGGTAGTTTCACCTTATGGGGGTTAGTTAACTACGCTGAACCAGCTATTAATGGAATGTTCAGGGCTGAGAAAGTTACTATTAATCCTAACCAAGCTGTAACAGTTGGTAACACTACATTACCCTTAATCACGAGAGAGGTGGTTTACATAAGTATTAATGACTTACAGTCAATGTTTGGTTATTCATGGCAAGACTTATTACCATACGTAATTAATGGCTTTAACCCGTTCCCAACGCCTTATGTGGGAGTGTTTGGCTATGCTAAGCAATTACAGCAGAAGTACAAGTACTGGGTCAATAACGGTAGGTGGAACATAATATTTCAGTCTGGATGGATTGATTATCAGATCCCCGACATATATAAGAGAGTTCCATTCCCGATAATTCAAATGAACGCAACTGATGCACAGAATGAGGGATTACAGAACGGGGATATAATACAATTATACAACGACTTCGGATCATTAGAAGGAGTAGTGTGGATATCTAATACTGTTCCACAAGGGCAAGTATTTGTAGCAATGGCTTATGAAGTGAAGCCTGGAGCTAATCAGTTAACTACACCAACTGTAGACCCAGTAACTGATAACCAAATGGTCAAGTGGGCTTGGGCTAACATAAAGAAGATTGGTACACTATCACAAGAGTACATACAGCAAGTCACCTTCGCGCCAGTGAAGTTCCAAGTTAGCTCGTCTTGATAAGAAAAAATATTTTTATTTTTTGAACTCATGTAGTTGATACCACTAGTTTTCCTCATTGTACAATCTTTCTTTTAAATTTTCCATATGATTCGATAAGTTAATGAAAATTTCACTTAAGAATAAAATCTCTGTAGAAAGGTATAGAAGTGGAAAAATATAATCTCCAATACTCTAACTTCGTATCTCAAACACTACTTCCGAAAGTGTTTTACTATTCTATCTTTAACGTTAGCCTAGATGATCCTTCTCAAAATACACGACAGAAGACTCGACTAAAAGGAAATTGTTTTGAGGGATGTAAAGTAATTTAATTAAAACGTTACATTCTTGACTAGTCTTTAAAATAAAAACGTCGCCTATTTTAAAATAATGATAAAACTTGTTTATATTTTAATGAAATTTTAGTATTAATACGGTTAGTTCCCTACTAAGTCTCTCTTTCTCATGAATTCTCTATATAAAAAAAGGTTTATAAATCACAATAGTTCTATAGGTTTTTGAGTTTTACGTCATATGCGACATTTTAAATATGTTACCCATTCTTAACATCTTCATTACCCCTCACGATTTTTCCTTGCATTTTTTAATGATCAATTAATGTACTCGTTACCCTTATTTTCCCCTTTAAACAGTTGACATTAGAGACGATTTATGTATTAATGGTTTCTCAAAAAGTTTTTTACAAGGTTATTGTCTTCTCATTCGACTTGATACTAACCTCCTTGAAGAGTCTTTCCTTGTTTCGTAATTATAGTTATCTCATGTGAGATTTACCTCCTTCCACCTAAAGGCGAGGTTTGGCGCTCTTTCTTTCAATGAGGATTAACTTCCTAAGTGGTTTTGAGATAAGAGTAAACCTTATTTCCCATCATGCCTCACCTATGGTATGGACTTTGTTCCACAAAGGGAGCAAATGAGACTTGGTAAGAACTTTATCCTAAAGGACTATAAAATGGTGTATCCAGAGAGGTTAAAGTTTAAGGTAAATCACTACAATTTCTTCCTTTTCGTGGACGTAGACTCTCAAAGAATTGAGGGGTCAGCCAAGATAAATGTGACTTCATGGGGACCGGTAAAACTTGACGCAATTCACTTTAACATCTCTTCAGTTAAAGTAAATGATAAGCCTTATGAATATAAATATGACGGTAAAAATATCACTTTAGACGTACAAGGGGATAACTTAATCGAGATAAATTACTCAGTACAAAAGCCTAAGACTTTTAAGTTCCTCAAAAAAGAAGATATTATAGAGGCTTGTAATGTAGGGGAAGTAATGAGTGCTCCCCATTGGATTCCAGTAATAGATTACCCTGGCATGAAGGCTACATCAGAGAAGGTAATAAAGGTAAAGAAGCCTTTGATAGCTGTGTCAAATGGTGTTTTAGTTAAGAGGTGGGAGGAGGGTGAGTATAACTACTTCCACTGGTTAATGGATAAACCGCATTCAGCATACCTCAACAGTGTTGCCGTCGGTAACTTCTCAATCTTTGAGGAGGAATTTGACGGTATTTCACTTCAATACTATTTACCTAAAGGATATGAGAAGTTCTTATGGAACCTCTCTAAAACAAAAGACGCGATCTCTTTCTTTTCCTCATATACTGGTGTGAAATATCCTTATAACAAATACGCACAGATAGTTCTCCTCTCAATGAGGGGAGGAATGGAGTATATCACTTCTACGCACTTAACATATCAAACTCTTCATGACGAAATAGCTGAAATGGACTACTCTAGTGACAGTTTAATGTCGCATGAGTTAGCCCACCAATGGTTTGGCGATTTAGTGACTACGAAGCACTGGTCAAATATTTGGCTTAATGAAGGCTTTGCCACGTATTTCCAAGCTTTATATTACCTCCACTCTAGGGGAGAAAACGAGTTCATTTACGAGATGTACATGAAGTTAAAGGACTATTTGGAGGAGTATAAGAAGTATTCAAGACCAATAGTTATAGGCTATTATAAGTGGGGAGAAGAGCTTTTTGATAGGCATACTTATCCTAAAGGTGCCCTAGTTCTCCACACCCTAAGAAGCTACCTAGGTGACAGCAAGTTTAAACTGGGGATAAAGAACTATTTAGAAAAATACAAGTTCTCCTCAGTGGATACTGAGGACTTCAGAAAGGCAATGGAAGAGGTGGCAAATGAGGACTTAACGTGGTTCTTTGACCAGTACGTTTATACTGCAGGTCATCCAATAGTTAACGTTCATTATGACGGTAAGAGGATCAAGATAGAACAAACTGGCGATATAAAGTACGACATGTTTCTAGAGGTTAGGGTTATGAAGAGGGATGGAAGTGAAAAAATTTTAACGATAGAAGGAGAGGGAGAAGTTGAGGAAGAGGGTGAATACGTATGCCTAGACCCCAAGTTTAAGTGGTTTAAAGTAACAAATGATATGCAGGGTGAGGAGATGCTGATAAAGGAGAGTAGGGACAAGGATATAATGTGTAAAATAAATGCGATAAACGGTTTGACTAGGTTTACAAGCGTCAAGGCATTATCAGCATTAGGTGAGTTACTAAAGGATGAGTTTTGGGGAGTTAAGTATGAGTCAGCCATGGCTTTAGGTAAGATTGGTAATGAAGAAGCTTTAAAATACTTAACTTCAATAAGGGTAGAACCATCAAAGGCTAGAAGAGGAGTAGTTAAAGCGTTAGGTGAGTTTAAGTATAGTCAAGAGAGTGGAGAGTTCTTAGCTAACCTTCTCAAGGACGAGAAGAGTTATTACGTTAAAGCTGATGCAATAATCTCTCTTGGAAAGATTGGTTTGACTCGATTTAAAGAATTAATTAAGTCTTACTTTGAGGAGCCAAGTCATAATCATGTTATATCCTCAGCTGTCATTGAGTCACTATCGTACTTTGCTGACGATGACTCCTTTAACTTTGTCTTAGAGAAGGGTATAAGGAGTGAGGTAGCAACAATTAGGGCTACTGCAGTTAAGCATTTATGGAGGTTTAAGGATCCTAGGGTTAGGGAGATATTGAGGGTTATGATAAAGGATGAGAGCTCAGAAGTTAGATCGGCTGTGGTAAACTCTCTCAGCGAATTAAAAGAGAAGGACTTACTTATCCAGATAGCGAATAATGAGGATGAGGACGGGAGGATTAGAGCTGCAGCCTTAAGAGCTATTGAGAGTGAAAAATGAACAGTTTAAACGAAAGTCTTATTTTTTGTTAAATATGTAGAATGTTACAGAAAGCTAAAAGTGAAATTAACTTGTCAGAAAATATTTATTCTTTTGATATCTATAGCGAGTATGAATAAAGTATTGATAACTTCATGGGGAAATCCATCTTCATGGAGAGAAGTAACTTATGAGAAGGTAAACAAGAGAGTAAAGGGCTTAACACCTTTAAAACTTCTAAGCGAGGAGGTAGAAAAAGTTTACATTCTAGTCCAAGACTCAGTACTGTTTACGGCTAAGAAGGAGAAGAGGATAATAAATCAATACGCAATAGAGTGTGGAGAAAAGGTAAACGCTTATTTAGACCTTCAAGATTACGGAGCTATTTGGCTAAAAGATGAGGTAAACTCTTATGCTGAGTTAGTCAAGAAGGTGAGAGATTATATATCATGTATAGCTAAAAAGGATGGGATAAACGCTGAGGTATTTGTCTTACCATCTAGTACTAGTATTAGTGTGAAGTCAGATCTTCCGATTACGAAGTTCGAGTCCATCTCAGATCTCTCCTTAATGTATATAGCAGGAATAATTAGCCTTTATGATAGACTAAAGGAAGAACCTCCAGAGGAAGGTATAATAGTGGATAATACGTTAAGCGAACCACATTTAGCTACATTAACCTCTACAGTGAGTAGGGATTTGGCATCAATAATCTCTGTCATAAGTGAGAAGCCGATAAAGGTAGACTTTTACAGCTATGTTCCAGCTAGCTTAGATAAATACATATTGACTAATCCCTTCACAGAGGAGATGCCTAGAATTCGGCAAGTTAATGTGACCGATACTGCTCTAAAGATAGCGTATAACACATTGAAGTTGAGCTCTCCTCTTGCATTAGTTTACTCCTTATT includes:
- a CDS encoding molybdopterin dinucleotide binding domain-containing protein; amino-acid sequence: MSSSSTTQYSPVPNRRIPLPPVTAERYHVTCRFCNVGCGYDVFVFPVGQEGSPAKGQNAVVYNLVDKVFNRNLQNYQADYTQQLIPLSANYGTPWIGEGMVTKTIRYNTNTKSWEEVYIIEVPSSECPANEGNYSTRGGRNAQRIWSPFKDVASGFAVYQSRITTPLLRWNNSLQPISWSYAIEAIATIIKYFLDNENFTYPDPVGPAAIQVLGIRADHGGGQGGGIVSNLMPGLFLHMGLATPFIRFHYQVAFSFTQDALEEATNGNGTDTASMLDISIADTLVVWGINEYVTSTVNLIQHIFDNISGATIDRKKQWFESGEPAMPGNIIIVEARPSETVHAVAAKLGITIQQAMQGITAQSGNNGGGYMLYVQVNPGTDAELANAVAAYIYYTYPDVVNYFINLYKSASTNGFTFNEETFNYYIQYLTSKSLDEWLSEAEQITGVPSQIIMQMGDLIAKPKTANGNTYYKRTLIEFEKGVIWSGNYTPIYAIANLAIISGALSGRPGCGTSTGFGHQRGAAFPLPPPPPWSSNLSQSRQFFIPMHVYAPQQLQSMGMTVNGTNIVNFIKQFYNQYNSTLVPQIYQYNPVVDYLIYSGYGKVLWVFTANPYKQTMSGTKLGLTIDNRARLLQECLENSASLGVSSSSTTTPSSSYNVSAVSQPVPSVPTPQQYASAVISCLGSVNGSLFVVGNDIILPQNGVFERAAHILLPSVANHGEIYELRWNGHDRRLRLVEAFHSPPGNAMPDVWIYSMIAYVIYQMYQSEGNGSSPQAQRLYMAFNPIWQSLMKNMTQNSQPLSVAPQFSENFYDYDWFSIYSDIWDYYVANGPKNFSSWPYGYVVPHWAPGWTQVSLSDLKMARTIGVQLPILGKTTNSDGSFTLWGLVNYAEPAINGMFRAEKVTINPNQAVTVGNTTLPLITREVVYISINDLQSMFGYSWQDLLPYVINGFNPFPTPYVGVFGYAKQLQQKYKYWVNNGRWNIIFQSGWIDYQIPDIYKRVPFPIIQMNATDAQNEGLQNGDIIQLYNDFGSLEGVVWISNTVPQGQVFVAMAYEVKPGANQLTTPTVDPVTDNQMVKWAWANIKKIGTLSQEYIQQVTFAPVKFQVSSS
- a CDS encoding M1 family aminopeptidase, whose product is MDFVPQREQMRLGKNFILKDYKMVYPERLKFKVNHYNFFLFVDVDSQRIEGSAKINVTSWGPVKLDAIHFNISSVKVNDKPYEYKYDGKNITLDVQGDNLIEINYSVQKPKTFKFLKKEDIIEACNVGEVMSAPHWIPVIDYPGMKATSEKVIKVKKPLIAVSNGVLVKRWEEGEYNYFHWLMDKPHSAYLNSVAVGNFSIFEEEFDGISLQYYLPKGYEKFLWNLSKTKDAISFFSSYTGVKYPYNKYAQIVLLSMRGGMEYITSTHLTYQTLHDEIAEMDYSSDSLMSHELAHQWFGDLVTTKHWSNIWLNEGFATYFQALYYLHSRGENEFIYEMYMKLKDYLEEYKKYSRPIVIGYYKWGEELFDRHTYPKGALVLHTLRSYLGDSKFKLGIKNYLEKYKFSSVDTEDFRKAMEEVANEDLTWFFDQYVYTAGHPIVNVHYDGKRIKIEQTGDIKYDMFLEVRVMKRDGSEKILTIEGEGEVEEEGEYVCLDPKFKWFKVTNDMQGEEMLIKESRDKDIMCKINAINGLTRFTSVKALSALGELLKDEFWGVKYESAMALGKIGNEEALKYLTSIRVEPSKARRGVVKALGEFKYSQESGEFLANLLKDEKSYYVKADAIISLGKIGLTRFKELIKSYFEEPSHNHVISSAVIESLSYFADDDSFNFVLEKGIRSEVATIRATAVKHLWRFKDPRVREILRVMIKDESSEVRSAVVNSLSELKEKDLLIQIANNEDEDGRIRAAALRAIESEK